TGTAATAAGAAATCAGCATCTTTGTAATCAACGTGCTTAATTCCGTATTTTTTGAATCTACAATATTTCTTTTCAGATTTTGTATTGATATCAAGCGGAGTAAGGAATTTTACTTCTGATTCTCCTCCAGCTGAGGCTTGTTTAGCCATTTCATCTATTGCCATGTCTTGTCTTTTTTAAAAAATAGGGTTAATTAATTAAGCTTTAGCTGATTTTACTTTAGCTCTTCTTGTTACAGCGTACTCAACAGCGTGTTTGTCAAGTTTTGTAGTAAGGTAACGGATAACTCTCTCGTCACGTTTGAATGCTAATTCTAAGTCAGCTACTACAGAACCTTCTCCTTTAAATTCAATTAAAGTGTAGAATCCGTTCTTTTTCAATTGGATTGGGTAAGCTAATTTTTTTAATCCCCAGTTTTCTTTAGCAACGATTTCGCAGTTCTTTTCTTTGATAAGATCTACATACTTGTTCACTGCTTCCTCTACCTGTGACTCAGATAGAACGGGAGTTAAAATGAAAACAGTTTCGTAATTGTTCATAATGTTAAATGAATTTGTTAATTATTTCGAGGTGCAAAAGTAAAAATTATATTTTTAATATACAAGAGTAGCGATGAAATAGTTGAAAATTGAAGACTAAAGGCTTGAGTGTTGGTCATGTTTTTTGTAGCTTTGTATAAGACAGAATTATTATTTCATGAAAACTAAAATATTTACACTTCCCTTATTATTAATGGGGGTCTTATGCTATTCCCAGGATAAAATCTTAAAGAAAAACGGAAAGTCTTTTGATGCTAAAATTGTTGAAGTTAATGCATCCAATATTACTTACAAAGAATTGGATTATCTTGATGGGCCTATTCATTCTCTGAATAAATTTGAAATATATCAAATTAACTATAGCAACGGTAAAACTGATATTTTAGGGAAATATAAAACAGCTGACGAAGCTAAAAATTTCATTTTATCCAGGATCAATGAATATGGAATTGATCGCGATAGAAATGATCTGTCATTGCATGCTGAATTTGAGGGTGAAAATATTAAAATCAATTCATTAAACGCAAAAGGAAGAATTGTTCACGAAGGTGATTTTTGGGATATAAGCAAAGTAGTGGCTTTTCATGATATTTCAAAAAGAAAAGATAACATTGCTTATTTAAATATTGTTACTTATAAAGTTACAAAATCTAAAAGAGAGCTCAGTAAATTGGTTATTAAATTGACTGACTATGAAGTTGCCGCTAATGTTTTGGAGGCACTGAAAGATTTAAATATAATGCTAAAAAAAGACCTGTAATATTCAGGTCTTTTTTATTATATGTTTATTCTTTTCTTATTTCCGTTAAGAAATTGATCTTCAATACATCGTACAAAGAATGTCTGCTTACTAAGATGGACGCAATAGAAGAAACCATTCCAGCGAGCATAAGGTGAAAAATCAGCGAGTGTCTGTCTGTCATTTCCAGAACAATGATAGCTGATGTAAACGGAGCCCGGGTAATTCCCGTGAGAAAAGCTACCATTCCACCAAGAACTACTACGTTCGTTTCATTAGGTGTTAAATGAATTAGCCCTGAAATAACAGATCCTATACTGGCACCAGCAGACAGGGCAGGGGCGAAAATACCTCCGGCGCCACCAGAAGTGAAGGACAAAGCAGGGCCAAGCATTCTTAAAACAGGAACGTACCAATCCTCATGCTTGTCTTTGGTAAAAAGAACCCGTTCCATAATTTCCTTCCCCGAACCTAAAATTTCACGATTGATAAAGTAGGCAATAGACGCGATGATTAAAGCACATACAATAAGAAATACAACATTTGCTTTATCTGTTTTCAGTGTTTTCTTTTTCCATCCATTGATCTTAAGCATAATCACCGAAAGTTGACTGGCCATAATTCCAGCAGTGGCAGCCACAAGGATGATTGGAAACATCACCATTAAGGAAACATCATTCGTTTTGGGATATCCAAGGTATAGATAAGATCCGGCTAAAGTCTGGGCAGTTAAACCTGCAATAATAACAGCCGTAAATAAAGCGGTTTTAAAGTAATTAATATGGGTTTTTGATAATTCTTCTACGGCAAACACAATTCCGCCAAGAGGAGTATTGAAAGCGGCTGCCAGTCCGGCTGCTGCACCTGTCATGATCATGTTCTTCTTGGAGATCTTAGGCCACCAATCCGGTAGGTATTCATTAACTTTCCTGAAAACAGACCCCGCAATCTGGATCGTAGGCCCTTCACGACCCACAGCACCACCACCGATTACCAAAATCACAGAAGAAACAATTTTAAAGATGATAATTTTTAAACTTAAAAGATTTCTGATCTTTGTATGTTCTTTCGGATTGGCAAGTTCTACCGCTGCCATCACTTGTGGGATACCGCTTCCTTTGGCATTGGGTGCAAATTCCTTGACCAGCCACCACGAAAGCACAAATCCTATGGGAGCAATAATGAAATCATCCATGCATGCCAGTTGAAGATAAAATTCATGAGATTTTCCCCCCAGGCAAAGAGCTGAGCATACAATACTGCAAAAAAACCGGTAATAACAGATCCGATCCAAAAAGGAATAGCCTGAAGAAGATTGTATTTCAGCTGTTCATTCCGGATATTATCAAAGGAATTTTTCAGGGACTTTTGAATAAGGATAAGGATTTTCAGCATTTGTTGGTTTTGAGGGATGAAATTACGTCAAAAAAACTGAAATTTATATCTCTTCTAAAAATTTGGGAACCATTAAAGCATAATCAATACTCAATGCTTTTAGTATTCTTAAACCAATAATATTGTTTTTAATCTCTATTTTGAAATCTTCGCCAGCAATAGATTGTATAGCTTCTTTTCTTTCTGGACTTAAGAATTTTAGCGTTTTGCTAGGATCACTCCCTAAAACATAAAAGTCTTTAAAATCTTTATTTTCTTTGAAATTTATACGAGAATGGTTAAATATTCCAGCGATTCTGTCTGCCAGGTTTTTCTTATTGATAGAAATGAAGCCAAAATCTTCATTCATTTCTTTTAATCCCCAAACTTCTAAAGTATCGTATTTATCAGAGGTACGGGTTCCTTTGGCATTGGTTCCAATCAAATTGACGATGAAAAGATAAGAAGTACTTGTTTTACTTTTGTGAGTAAGGTGATAACAGAGTTTAGGTTCCTGCAAGGGATTGATGTCTTGAGATTTGAATCGGCTGTATGGCGAATTTTCAATATCCACCACTGAAACATCATAAATTTCAGATAAACGATGATGGATAGTAAGTATTAATTCTTCATCTTCCTTT
This is a stretch of genomic DNA from Chryseobacterium tructae. It encodes these proteins:
- the rpsR gene encoding 30S ribosomal protein S18, whose amino-acid sequence is MAIDEMAKQASAGGESEVKFLTPLDINTKSEKKYCRFKKYGIKHVDYKDADFLLQFVNEQGKILPRRYTGTSLKYQRKVSAAIKRARHLSLLPYVADLLK
- the rpsF gene encoding 30S ribosomal protein S6, which produces MNNYETVFILTPVLSESQVEEAVNKYVDLIKEKNCEIVAKENWGLKKLAYPIQLKKNGFYTLIEFKGEGSVVADLELAFKRDERVIRYLTTKLDKHAVEYAVTRRAKVKSAKA